One stretch of Pigmentiphaga aceris DNA includes these proteins:
- a CDS encoding NAD(P)/FAD-dependent oxidoreductase: MNSYDVIVIGAGVVGSSVAFHLAQLGAKRVLLLDRGTIGAGTTSQSSGILRTHYSVSENVELARRSWQVFNNFAAYVGDEDASAGLVKCGYLIAAPESDKLGPLRASLAQQVDQGIPLEYLSAQQASELLPICRFDDAAVIGYEPEAGFADAYMVATSFARSARRGGVTVKENVNVNRVLIENGKVVGVSTSAGDFACETVVSTQNIWTPELAAWVNVPMPVVPERHAVLALECEAAPYTFKMPVYKDLGSPGMLYCRSYGGNQMLVSEGIVGEKLGGPEAEQGDIPLDYVAEVGEQVADRFPAYGEAGLASSWTGVYDVTPDWNPVLGRVPGVQGLIVGYGFSGHGFKLSPTVGKVLAQEALGLATDVSLTPYDITRFATGNLLTGKYGLGAVS; encoded by the coding sequence GTGAATAGTTACGATGTGATCGTCATCGGTGCGGGCGTGGTCGGTAGCTCGGTGGCATTCCACCTGGCTCAGCTCGGCGCCAAGCGGGTCCTGTTGCTGGACCGTGGCACCATCGGTGCCGGTACCACGTCCCAGTCGTCAGGCATCTTGCGCACCCATTACTCGGTGTCCGAGAACGTCGAGCTGGCGCGCCGCTCCTGGCAGGTCTTCAACAACTTCGCCGCCTACGTGGGCGACGAAGACGCCTCGGCCGGCTTGGTCAAGTGCGGCTACCTGATCGCCGCACCGGAAAGCGACAAGCTTGGCCCGCTGCGCGCCTCGCTGGCCCAGCAAGTGGACCAAGGCATTCCGCTGGAATACCTGAGCGCCCAGCAAGCCAGCGAGCTGCTGCCGATCTGCCGCTTCGACGACGCCGCCGTCATCGGCTACGAGCCGGAAGCCGGTTTCGCCGACGCTTACATGGTCGCCACCAGCTTTGCGCGCAGCGCCCGCCGCGGCGGTGTGACCGTGAAGGAAAACGTCAACGTCAACCGCGTGCTGATCGAAAACGGCAAGGTGGTGGGCGTGTCCACCAGCGCCGGTGACTTCGCCTGCGAAACGGTGGTCAGCACCCAGAACATCTGGACCCCGGAACTGGCTGCCTGGGTGAACGTGCCCATGCCCGTGGTGCCCGAGCGCCACGCCGTGCTGGCACTGGAATGCGAAGCCGCCCCGTACACCTTCAAGATGCCCGTCTATAAAGACCTGGGTTCGCCGGGCATGCTGTACTGCCGCAGCTACGGCGGCAACCAGATGCTGGTGAGCGAAGGCATCGTGGGTGAAAAGCTGGGTGGCCCGGAAGCCGAACAAGGCGACATCCCGCTGGACTACGTGGCCGAAGTGGGCGAACAGGTTGCCGACCGCTTCCCCGCCTACGGCGAAGCCGGCCTGGCCTCGTCGTGGACCGGCGTGTACGACGTGACCCCGGACTGGAACCCGGTGCTGGGCCGCGTGCCTGGCGTGCAAGGCCTGATCGTGGGCTACGGCTTCTCGGGCCACGGCTTCAAGCTGTCGCCCACCGTGGGCAAGGTGCTGGCGCAGGAAGCGCTGGGCCTGGCCACCGACGTGTCGCTCACCCCGTACGACATCACCCGCTTTGCCACCGGCAACCTGCTGACCGGCAAGTACGGCCTGGGCGCGGTGTCCTGA
- a CDS encoding electron transfer flavoprotein subunit beta/FixA family protein yields the protein MKIITAVKRVVDYNVSVRVKSDQSGVDIANVKMSMNPFDEIAVEEATRLREKGQATEVVAVSCGVLQSQETLRTALAIGADRAVLVQTDAELQPLAVAKLLKAVVDKEQPQLVILGKQAIDDDANQTGQMLAALLDWPQATFASKVEVADGVATVTREVDGGAEVVRLTLPAIVTTDLRLNEPRYVTLPNIMKAKKKPLETLTPEALGVDPAPRLQTLKVVEPAARKAGVKVPDVATLVDKLKNEAKVI from the coding sequence ATGAAGATCATCACCGCCGTCAAACGCGTGGTCGACTACAACGTCTCTGTCCGCGTGAAGTCCGACCAATCGGGCGTGGACATCGCCAACGTGAAAATGTCCATGAACCCCTTCGACGAAATCGCCGTCGAAGAGGCCACCCGCCTGCGCGAAAAAGGCCAGGCCACCGAAGTGGTTGCCGTCAGCTGCGGCGTGCTGCAGTCGCAGGAAACCCTGCGCACCGCGCTGGCCATCGGTGCCGACCGCGCCGTGCTGGTGCAGACCGACGCGGAACTTCAACCGCTGGCCGTCGCCAAACTGCTGAAGGCCGTGGTCGACAAAGAACAACCGCAGCTCGTCATCCTGGGCAAACAAGCCATCGACGACGACGCCAACCAGACCGGCCAAATGCTGGCTGCCCTGCTGGACTGGCCGCAAGCCACCTTTGCCAGCAAGGTCGAGGTCGCAGACGGCGTGGCCACGGTGACGCGTGAAGTCGACGGCGGTGCAGAAGTGGTTCGCCTGACCCTGCCGGCCATCGTGACCACCGACCTGCGCCTGAACGAACCGCGCTATGTCACGCTGCCCAATATCATGAAGGCAAAGAAGAAGCCGCTGGAGACGCTGACGCCCGAGGCGCTGGGTGTGGACCCGGCCCCGCGCCTGCAGACCCTGAAAGTGGTGGAACCCGCCGCCCGCAAGGCCGGCGTGAAGGTGCCCGACGTGGCTACCCTGGTGGACAAGCTGAAGAACGAAGCGAAGGTGATCTGA
- a CDS encoding ABC transporter substrate-binding protein, whose amino-acid sequence MKHASTNVVRSACLAVVLAASATAAHAGKSNDTLVYASDNEVDNISPYHNNMREGVVLAALGWDTLIFRDVDTGAYKPGLALSWKWETPTALVLTLRQGVTFHNGDKFTADDVVYTFNTVTAPEAKIATRQNTDWIKNAEKIGEYEVRLNLVSAFPAALEYLAGPTPIYPGAYFAKVGVEGYSKAPVGTGPYKITAVIPGQGVNMEKNVNYYKDAPSGQPKIGKINFRVIRDPEARTAQLMTGAVDWIWRVPADQAESMKAMSNITVLSGETMRIGFLSMNANGTTPETLPFKDVRVRQAVNHAINRKGLSDSLVRGGSQPVFAPCFRTQLGCETGKVVKYTYDPAKAKALLAEAGYPNGFDTDLWAYREREYAEAMVGDLRKVGIRARLHFVQYPALRNELRSGRAPMSFQAWGSFSINDASAFVGNYFKGGPDDTAKDPQTIGMVQIADTTVDVAERKAKYAQALQRISEQAFWAPMFSYSTNYAFTSDLKFDAQPDELPRFVRASWK is encoded by the coding sequence ATGAAGCACGCGAGCACCAACGTGGTGCGCAGTGCGTGTCTGGCTGTCGTCCTGGCTGCCAGCGCGACCGCAGCTCACGCGGGAAAAAGCAATGACACCCTGGTTTATGCCTCGGACAACGAAGTCGACAATATCAGCCCGTATCACAACAACATGCGCGAAGGCGTGGTGTTGGCAGCCCTGGGTTGGGACACACTGATCTTCCGTGATGTGGACACCGGTGCCTACAAGCCCGGCCTGGCACTCAGCTGGAAATGGGAAACGCCCACCGCACTGGTGCTGACCTTGCGCCAAGGCGTCACCTTCCACAATGGCGACAAGTTCACCGCCGACGACGTGGTCTACACCTTCAACACGGTCACCGCCCCCGAAGCCAAGATCGCCACCCGCCAGAACACCGACTGGATCAAGAACGCCGAGAAAATCGGCGAATACGAAGTCCGCCTGAATCTGGTATCGGCATTCCCCGCCGCACTCGAATACCTGGCTGGCCCCACCCCGATCTACCCGGGTGCCTACTTCGCCAAGGTCGGCGTCGAGGGCTACAGCAAGGCACCGGTCGGCACCGGCCCGTACAAGATCACCGCGGTGATCCCGGGCCAGGGCGTGAACATGGAAAAGAACGTCAATTACTACAAGGACGCACCCTCGGGTCAGCCGAAGATCGGCAAGATCAACTTCCGCGTCATCCGCGATCCGGAAGCACGCACCGCGCAGTTGATGACCGGTGCGGTTGACTGGATCTGGCGCGTACCCGCCGACCAGGCCGAATCCATGAAGGCCATGTCCAACATCACCGTGCTCAGCGGCGAAACCATGCGTATTGGCTTCCTGAGCATGAACGCCAACGGCACCACCCCGGAAACGCTGCCCTTCAAGGACGTGCGTGTTCGCCAGGCGGTCAATCACGCCATCAACCGCAAGGGCCTGTCCGACAGCCTGGTGCGTGGCGGCAGCCAGCCGGTGTTTGCACCGTGCTTCCGCACCCAGCTGGGCTGCGAAACCGGCAAGGTCGTCAAGTACACCTACGACCCGGCCAAGGCCAAGGCACTGCTGGCCGAAGCGGGCTACCCGAACGGCTTCGACACCGACCTGTGGGCCTACCGCGAGCGTGAATACGCCGAAGCCATGGTGGGCGACCTGCGCAAGGTCGGCATCCGTGCCCGCCTGCACTTCGTCCAGTACCCGGCACTGCGCAACGAGTTGCGCTCTGGCCGCGCGCCGATGAGCTTCCAGGCATGGGGCTCGTTCTCGATCAACGACGCATCGGCCTTCGTCGGCAACTACTTCAAGGGCGGCCCGGACGACACCGCCAAAGACCCGCAAACCATCGGCATGGTGCAGATCGCCGACACCACGGTCGATGTGGCGGAACGCAAGGCCAAGTACGCACAGGCCCTGCAACGCATCTCCGAGCAAGCCTTCTGGGCACCGATGTTCTCGTACTCCACCAACTACGCGTTCACGTCCGACCTGAAGTTCGATGCACAGCCGGACGAGCTGCCGCGCTTCGTGCGAGCCAGCTGGAAGTAA
- a CDS encoding ABC transporter permease — MLTYIFRRLLVALAVMMTVAVVSFMLLHLSGDLATAIAGPESSAADVEKIRIQYGLDRPMTTQFFEWFWAALHLDFGRSFYFPNTVVELIGERLPITLKLGGISLLLAVLVAIPLGVAAAIYRDSWVDRVALGIAVVGQAMPSFWFALTLILIFSVQLKWLPVAGNVSWQHFVLPAIALGYYAMPSLMRLTRAGMLDVLGSDYIRTARAKGLSRKRVVFKHALRNAIIPVVALAAVELGFMLGGSVVIESVYSMQGLGQLAWDSISRNDYPVVQAVVLIIAVFYIGLTFVADVLNAALDPRMRTR, encoded by the coding sequence ATGCTGACTTATATATTCCGCCGGCTGCTGGTCGCGCTGGCCGTGATGATGACGGTTGCCGTCGTCAGCTTCATGTTGCTGCACCTGTCCGGTGACCTCGCCACCGCCATTGCCGGTCCCGAGTCGAGCGCCGCAGACGTCGAGAAAATCCGAATTCAGTACGGACTGGACCGTCCCATGACGACCCAGTTCTTCGAATGGTTCTGGGCCGCGCTGCACCTGGACTTCGGCCGCTCCTTCTACTTCCCCAACACCGTTGTCGAACTCATCGGCGAACGCCTGCCCATCACCTTGAAGCTGGGCGGCATTTCTCTGCTGCTGGCCGTGCTCGTGGCAATCCCGCTGGGCGTGGCCGCCGCGATCTATCGCGATTCCTGGGTGGACCGTGTCGCACTCGGCATCGCCGTGGTCGGCCAGGCCATGCCCAGTTTCTGGTTCGCATTGACGCTGATCCTGATCTTCTCGGTGCAACTGAAATGGCTGCCGGTGGCGGGTAACGTCAGTTGGCAGCACTTTGTGTTGCCGGCGATTGCGCTGGGCTACTACGCCATGCCGTCCCTGATGCGCCTGACCCGTGCCGGCATGCTGGACGTGCTGGGTTCCGATTACATCCGTACCGCCCGCGCCAAGGGCCTGTCGCGCAAACGCGTGGTGTTCAAACACGCGCTGCGCAACGCCATCATCCCCGTGGTGGCGCTGGCTGCTGTGGAACTCGGCTTCATGCTGGGCGGCTCGGTGGTGATCGAATCGGTCTACTCCATGCAAGGCCTGGGGCAACTGGCCTGGGATTCCATCTCGCGCAATGACTACCCCGTGGTGCAGGCGGTGGTCTTGATCATCGCCGTGTTCTACATCGGCCTGACCTTCGTGGCCGACGTGCTCAACGCCGCCCTCGATCCCCGCATGCGCACGCGCTAG
- a CDS encoding electron transfer flavoprotein-ubiquinone oxidoreductase: protein MAGETMDVARDEMDYDVVIVGGGPAGLAAAIRLKQLAKSQSRELSVCVLEKGAEVGAHILSGAVMDPRAITELLPDWQADGAPLNVPVVEDQFLFLTKTGAHKVPNFLLPDCFQNHGNYVISLSDVVKWLGQQAEALEVEIFPGFAAAQVVYGDDGSVRGVITGDMGIEKNGEPGGNYQPGMQLNAKYTLFCEGTRGHLGRELMERFDLRANSDPQSYGIGIKELWEVPEAQRKPGLVVHSAGWPLDTKTYGGGFLYHGADGTVSVGCVIGLAYRNPHLSPFEEFQRLKTHPAIRKHLEGGKRISYGARAITAGGLNSLPTLVFPGGALAGCEAGFLNASRIKGSHAAIKTGMLAAEAAFEALGKDRQHDVLSTYPEAFRASWLHEELHKARNFKPWMSKGLLLGTAMVGLEQTVLRGRMPWTLHTKKADHEYLLPAASCAPIDYPKPDGKLTFDKLSSVFVANVSHEENQPAHLTLKDASVPVAINLKRYGGPEARYCPAGVYEFVKEDSGEDRLQINAQNCVHCKTCDIKDPTQNIVWVTPEGSGGPTYSGM from the coding sequence ATGGCTGGCGAAACGATGGACGTGGCACGCGACGAAATGGACTATGACGTGGTCATCGTTGGTGGTGGCCCCGCCGGCCTGGCTGCCGCCATTCGCCTGAAGCAGCTGGCAAAGTCGCAATCGCGCGAGCTTTCCGTCTGTGTGCTGGAAAAGGGTGCGGAAGTCGGCGCCCATATTCTGTCTGGCGCGGTGATGGATCCGCGTGCCATCACGGAATTGCTGCCCGACTGGCAGGCCGACGGCGCGCCACTGAATGTGCCGGTGGTCGAGGACCAGTTCCTGTTCCTGACCAAGACGGGCGCGCACAAGGTGCCGAACTTCCTGCTGCCGGACTGTTTCCAGAATCACGGCAACTACGTCATCAGCCTGTCGGACGTGGTGAAGTGGCTGGGCCAGCAGGCTGAAGCATTGGAAGTGGAAATCTTCCCCGGCTTTGCCGCCGCCCAGGTGGTCTACGGCGACGATGGCTCGGTGCGCGGGGTGATTACCGGCGACATGGGCATCGAGAAGAACGGCGAGCCCGGCGGCAACTACCAGCCCGGCATGCAGCTGAACGCCAAGTACACGCTGTTCTGTGAAGGCACACGCGGCCACCTGGGCCGCGAGCTGATGGAACGCTTCGACTTGCGCGCCAACAGCGATCCGCAGTCCTACGGCATAGGCATCAAGGAATTGTGGGAAGTGCCGGAAGCCCAGCGCAAGCCCGGCCTGGTGGTGCACTCCGCCGGCTGGCCGCTGGACACCAAGACCTACGGCGGCGGCTTCCTGTATCACGGGGCAGACGGCACGGTGTCGGTGGGCTGTGTGATCGGCCTGGCCTACCGCAACCCGCACTTGTCGCCCTTCGAGGAATTCCAGCGCCTGAAGACCCACCCGGCAATCCGCAAACACCTGGAAGGCGGCAAGCGCATTTCCTATGGTGCACGCGCGATCACGGCGGGCGGGCTGAACAGCTTGCCGACGCTGGTGTTCCCGGGCGGCGCGCTGGCGGGCTGCGAGGCTGGCTTCCTGAACGCGTCCCGCATCAAGGGCAGCCACGCAGCGATCAAGACAGGCATGCTGGCGGCCGAAGCGGCCTTCGAGGCGCTGGGCAAGGACCGCCAGCACGATGTGTTGAGCACCTATCCCGAAGCCTTCCGCGCGTCCTGGCTGCACGAAGAACTGCACAAGGCCCGCAACTTCAAACCCTGGATGAGCAAGGGTTTGCTGCTGGGCACGGCCATGGTTGGGCTGGAGCAGACGGTATTACGCGGCCGCATGCCCTGGACGCTGCACACCAAAAAGGCCGACCACGAATACCTGCTGCCGGCCGCCAGCTGTGCGCCCATCGACTACCCCAAGCCCGACGGCAAGCTCACCTTCGACAAGCTGTCGTCGGTCTTTGTGGCCAACGTCAGCCACGAGGAAAACCAGCCGGCCCACCTGACTTTGAAAGATGCGTCGGTGCCGGTGGCGATCAACCTGAAACGTTACGGCGGCCCGGAGGCCCGCTACTGCCCGGCCGGCGTCTACGAGTTCGTGAAGGAAGACTCGGGCGAAGACCGCCTGCAGATCAACGCGCAGAATTGCGTGCACTGCAAGACCTGCGATATCAAGGACCCGACCCAGAACATCGTCTGGGTCACGCCGGAAGGCAGCGGCGGGCCGACCTACAGCGGGATGTGA
- a CDS encoding HutD/Ves family protein, with amino-acid sequence MSAVRVGWLHELPAEPWKNGGGTTRTLAQGGPDAQGKPGWRVSLADIARDGAYSSFVGQQRHSLILNGEGVDLADGDTQLALRRHQPVAYAGAPAWDATLVDGPVRALNVMVDETRFGASIESVVESVTSAQQVSASEVRLIVAFNQEGQLDAADTSLRLHAGEFAVDTTAIEPFLLAQAGTAQAGTLALIRIWPLADTAPGLASPRKTDS; translated from the coding sequence ATGTCTGCCGTGCGTGTTGGCTGGTTGCACGAGCTGCCCGCCGAGCCCTGGAAAAACGGCGGCGGCACCACCCGCACCCTGGCCCAGGGCGGCCCGGACGCCCAGGGCAAACCGGGCTGGCGCGTGAGCCTGGCCGACATCGCACGCGACGGCGCGTATTCCAGCTTCGTCGGCCAGCAACGCCACTCGCTGATATTGAATGGCGAAGGCGTGGACCTGGCCGACGGCGACACGCAGCTGGCGCTGCGCCGCCACCAACCCGTGGCCTACGCCGGTGCCCCCGCCTGGGACGCCACCCTGGTCGACGGTCCGGTGCGCGCACTGAACGTGATGGTGGACGAGACGCGCTTTGGCGCCAGCATCGAGTCCGTCGTCGAATCCGTCACCAGCGCGCAGCAAGTAAGCGCGTCTGAAGTACGCCTGATCGTCGCCTTCAACCAGGAAGGCCAGCTCGACGCCGCCGACACCAGCCTGCGTCTTCACGCCGGCGAATTCGCGGTAGACACCACCGCAATCGAACCCTTTTTGCTGGCCCAAGCCGGCACGGCACAGGCCGGCACGCTGGCCCTGATCCGAATCTGGCCGCTCGCCGACACGGCGCCCGGCCTTGCATCACCGAGGAAAACCGACTCATGA
- a CDS encoding ABC transporter permease: MSSPPITFGKQPLPLPVIPAWRRWTKRVLGHHGLTLGAIILLVISVAALLAPWIAPHDPYEQDVTRRMIPPVWYDKGSWEFILGTDKLGRDYLSRLLYGARVSLIIGMAVTLISGVIGTTMGVLAGYFGGRVDAVVSYILTVRLAMPVVLVALAMASLVGGSLNVVILLLGLLLWDRFAIVTRSATQQLRDAEFIAAAKSLGASTPYIVIRELLPNLLSALLVVATLEMAHAILLESTLSFLGLGVQPPTPSWGLMVAEGKAYMFFQSWVILIPGIVLATLVLGINLLGDGLRDLTAPDGRN; encoded by the coding sequence ATGTCATCTCCCCCCATCACATTCGGCAAACAGCCGCTGCCACTGCCGGTCATCCCCGCCTGGCGGCGCTGGACCAAGCGCGTGCTTGGTCACCACGGCCTGACGCTCGGCGCGATCATCTTGCTGGTGATTTCTGTCGCCGCACTGCTGGCCCCGTGGATCGCCCCGCACGACCCCTACGAACAAGACGTCACCCGCCGCATGATCCCGCCGGTCTGGTACGACAAAGGCAGCTGGGAATTCATTCTGGGTACCGACAAACTGGGGCGCGATTACCTCAGCCGCCTGCTGTACGGTGCACGCGTGTCGCTCATCATCGGCATGGCTGTCACGCTGATCTCCGGTGTCATCGGCACCACCATGGGCGTGCTCGCCGGTTACTTCGGTGGCCGGGTCGATGCCGTCGTCAGCTACATCCTGACCGTCCGTCTGGCCATGCCCGTGGTGCTGGTCGCCCTTGCGATGGCATCGCTGGTGGGGGGATCGCTGAACGTGGTGATCCTGCTGCTGGGCCTGTTGTTGTGGGATCGCTTCGCCATCGTCACCCGTTCCGCCACCCAGCAACTGCGCGACGCCGAATTCATCGCCGCCGCCAAATCGCTGGGCGCATCCACGCCCTACATCGTCATCCGCGAACTGCTGCCCAACCTGCTGAGCGCGCTGCTGGTGGTGGCCACGTTGGAAATGGCGCACGCGATTCTGCTGGAATCCACGCTGTCCTTCCTGGGCCTGGGCGTGCAACCGCCCACCCCGTCCTGGGGCCTGATGGTTGCCGAAGGCAAGGCCTACATGTTCTTCCAGTCCTGGGTGATCCTGATCCCCGGCATTGTGTTGGCGACCCTGGTGCTTGGCATCAACCTGCTGGGCGACGGGCTGCGCGACCTGACCGCGCCCGACGGCCGCAATTAA
- a CDS encoding electron transfer flavoprotein subunit alpha/FixB family protein, giving the protein MTTLVIAEHNNGSIKSATLNTVAAARLLGAPVHVLVAGSGARGAADAAAAVEGVEKVLLADAAHLGDFLAENVSAQVLAVAAGYSHLLFAATASGKNVAPRVAAKLDVAQISEIISVESPDTFSRPIYAGNAVATVKSADAVKVITVRTTAFEAVASVGGTAAVESVAAAAASDKVSFVSREVAKNERPELTSARSVVSGGRGLGSAENFKILDPLAEKLGAALGASRAAVDAGYAPNDWQVGQTGKIVAPQLYVAVGISGAIQHLAGMKDAKVIVAINKDGEAPIFGLADYGLTDDLFQAVPQLTAAL; this is encoded by the coding sequence ATGACGACCCTGGTAATTGCCGAACACAACAACGGTTCGATCAAAAGCGCGACTTTGAATACCGTGGCCGCTGCCCGCTTGCTGGGTGCGCCGGTGCATGTGCTGGTGGCCGGTTCCGGCGCACGCGGTGCTGCCGATGCAGCGGCTGCGGTTGAAGGTGTGGAAAAAGTGCTGCTGGCTGATGCCGCGCATTTGGGCGACTTCCTGGCCGAGAACGTGTCGGCGCAGGTGCTGGCCGTGGCCGCCGGCTACAGCCACCTGCTGTTCGCCGCCACCGCCAGCGGCAAGAACGTGGCCCCGCGCGTGGCCGCCAAGCTGGATGTGGCGCAGATCTCCGAGATCATCTCGGTGGAATCGCCGGATACTTTCAGCCGCCCGATCTACGCCGGCAACGCGGTTGCAACCGTGAAGTCCGCTGATGCGGTGAAGGTCATCACCGTGCGTACCACCGCTTTCGAGGCGGTTGCTTCGGTGGGTGGTACTGCTGCAGTTGAATCCGTAGCCGCCGCCGCAGCTTCCGACAAGGTGTCCTTCGTGTCCCGCGAAGTCGCCAAGAACGAACGCCCCGAACTGACCAGCGCCCGCAGCGTGGTGTCTGGCGGCCGCGGCCTGGGCAGCGCCGAGAACTTCAAGATCCTCGACCCGCTGGCCGAAAAGCTGGGCGCGGCACTGGGCGCCTCGCGCGCCGCCGTGGATGCGGGTTACGCCCCCAACGACTGGCAAGTCGGCCAGACCGGCAAGATCGTCGCCCCGCAGCTGTACGTGGCGGTCGGCATCTCCGGCGCCATCCAGCACTTGGCCGGCATGAAAGACGCCAAAGTCATCGTCGCCATCAACAAAGACGGCGAAGCCCCCATCTTCGGTCTGGCCGACTACGGCCTGACGGACGACCTGTTCCAGGCCGTACCGCAGTTGACCGCCGCCCTGTAA
- a CDS encoding LysR family transcriptional regulator yields MSRSHLVARQLQDTALRYFLEVVRCGSISEASARLNVAGSSISRHITQLESLLGTPLFERHRRGMIPSAAGEMLAVHALKASHEAERAVYDIEALQGMHRGRVKIASSEGFALEFLPRMIAEFVKLHPGLQFYLDVHTPIETTRRVQTGDADIGITMSRAPQTGVNVVYLAASPVTAVMRHGHPLSGEASITLAQLQGYPLALPETSTTVRQLFDIAVSRQRLPLEATLTCNYTSSLVGFLRYHDGITIAGGLTVRNQVDRGELASVPLSDPGLELRNIEVQTMEDRTLSRASQAFLDYMVKQLAEGGP; encoded by the coding sequence ATGTCTCGTTCTCATCTCGTTGCTCGACAGTTGCAAGACACCGCGCTGCGCTATTTCCTGGAAGTCGTCCGTTGCGGATCTATCAGTGAGGCGTCGGCCCGGCTGAACGTGGCGGGGTCGTCGATCAGCCGGCACATCACGCAGCTGGAATCCTTGCTGGGTACGCCGCTGTTCGAGCGGCACCGGCGCGGCATGATTCCCAGCGCGGCGGGCGAGATGCTGGCCGTGCATGCGCTGAAGGCATCCCACGAAGCCGAGCGTGCGGTCTACGACATCGAAGCCCTGCAAGGCATGCATCGCGGTCGCGTGAAAATTGCGTCGTCGGAAGGCTTTGCGCTGGAATTTCTGCCGCGCATGATTGCCGAGTTCGTGAAGCTGCACCCAGGTCTTCAGTTCTACCTGGACGTGCACACGCCCATTGAGACGACGCGGCGCGTGCAGACTGGGGATGCGGATATTGGCATCACCATGAGCCGGGCACCGCAGACGGGGGTGAACGTGGTGTACCTGGCGGCGTCGCCTGTCACGGCGGTAATGCGCCACGGCCATCCCTTGAGCGGTGAAGCCAGCATTACGCTGGCGCAGTTGCAGGGATACCCGCTCGCGCTACCGGAAACCAGCACCACGGTGCGGCAGCTGTTCGACATTGCGGTCAGCCGCCAACGCCTGCCGCTGGAAGCCACGCTGACCTGCAATTACACCAGCAGCCTGGTGGGATTTTTGCGTTACCACGATGGCATCACGATTGCCGGTGGACTGACGGTACGCAATCAGGTAGATCGGGGGGAACTGGCGAGCGTGCCGTTATCCGACCCGGGACTGGAACTGCGCAATATAGAAGTGCAGACGATGGAGGACCGAACCTTGTCACGGGCCTCGCAGGCGTTTCTGGACTATATGGTCAAGCAGCTGGCCGAGGGCGGGCCTTGA
- a CDS encoding pyridoxal phosphate-dependent aminotransferase, producing the protein MKYADLVNRIQGKRALAWGIHRRALQAQDAGEDVIVLTVGDPEFPTPAPIVERAVEALRAGDTHYATQSGREPLRALIAEQHRARNGGDADVANVILLPGAQNALFAASLCLLEAGDEVIVPEPMYLTYEACVRATGATLVLVPVHRDRAFHLDCDAIAAAVTDKTRAIFFATPCNPTGVVVPREDLQRIADIATQHDLWVLSDEVYADLTFEPTHVSIASLPGMAERSITLGSLSKSYAMAGWRVGWAIGPQELIGHMGTLALAMLFGLPGFVQQAAMTALQQRESIVADMKAIYQTRRDLVFARIGQIPRLRCLLPEAGMFMLIDVSGTGLEPLAFTERLFEAEKVSLIDASTFGESARGFVRLGFVVDEARLEEACRRIERFVRSLP; encoded by the coding sequence ATGAAGTACGCGGACTTGGTCAATCGCATCCAGGGCAAGCGCGCCCTGGCCTGGGGCATCCACCGTCGGGCGCTGCAGGCGCAGGACGCGGGCGAGGATGTCATCGTGCTGACCGTGGGCGACCCGGAATTCCCCACACCGGCACCCATCGTCGAGCGTGCGGTCGAGGCCTTACGGGCAGGCGACACCCATTACGCCACGCAATCCGGCCGTGAACCGCTGCGCGCGCTGATCGCCGAGCAACACCGCGCCCGCAACGGCGGCGATGCGGATGTGGCCAACGTGATTCTGCTGCCGGGTGCGCAGAACGCCTTGTTCGCGGCGTCCTTGTGCTTGCTGGAAGCTGGCGATGAAGTCATCGTGCCCGAGCCCATGTACCTGACCTATGAAGCCTGCGTGCGCGCCACCGGTGCAACGCTGGTGTTGGTCCCCGTGCACCGCGACCGCGCCTTCCACCTGGACTGCGACGCCATCGCCGCCGCAGTCACCGACAAGACCCGCGCCATCTTCTTCGCCACGCCTTGCAACCCGACCGGGGTGGTGGTGCCGCGTGAAGACCTGCAACGCATCGCCGACATCGCGACCCAGCACGACCTGTGGGTGCTGTCCGACGAGGTCTACGCCGACCTGACTTTCGAGCCCACGCACGTCAGCATCGCATCCTTGCCCGGCATGGCCGAGCGCAGCATCACGCTGGGCAGCCTGTCCAAGTCCTACGCCATGGCCGGTTGGCGCGTGGGCTGGGCGATCGGCCCGCAGGAATTGATCGGCCACATGGGCACCTTGGCGCTGGCCATGTTGTTCGGCCTGCCAGGCTTTGTGCAGCAAGCCGCGATGACTGCCTTGCAGCAGCGCGAGTCCATCGTGGCCGACATGAAGGCCATCTACCAAACCCGCCGCGACTTGGTGTTCGCACGCATCGGGCAGATTCCCCGCCTGCGCTGCCTGCTGCCCGAGGCCGGCATGTTCATGCTGATCGACGTAAGCGGCACCGGGCTGGAGCCGCTGGCCTTCACCGAACGCCTGTTCGAGGCGGAAAAGGTATCGCTGATCGACGCCAGCACCTTTGGCGAAAGCGCGCGTGGCTTCGTGCGGCTGGGCTTTGTGGTGGACGAGGCGCGATTGGAGGAAGCCTGCCGGCGCATCGAGCGCTTTGTGCGTTCGTTGCCGTAA